From the Bacillus carboniphilus genome, one window contains:
- the floA gene encoding flotillin-like protein FloA (flotillin-like protein involved in membrane lipid rafts), with translation MDASTLFVLLAIVLGIIVLAVLFTFVPVMLWISALAAGVRIGIFTLIGMRLRRVIPNRVINPLIKASKAGLDVNTNQLESHYLAGGNVDRVVNALIAAQRANIELTFERCAAIDLAGRDVLEAVQMSVNPKVIETPFIAGVAMDGIEVKAKARITVRANIERLVGGAGEDTVIARVGEGIVSTIGSSESHKKVLENPDLISRTVLSKGLDSGTAFEILSIDIADVDIGKNIGAILQTDQAEADKNIAQAKAEERRAMAVAQEQEMKARVEEMKAKVVEAEAQVPLAMSEALRSGNLGVMDYLNLRNITADTDMRDSIGKMTGEQKDDKK, from the coding sequence ATTGATGCTTCAACATTGTTTGTACTATTAGCCATTGTACTAGGTATTATTGTTTTAGCTGTCTTATTTACATTTGTTCCAGTTATGCTGTGGATTTCTGCACTAGCGGCTGGTGTAAGAATTGGTATCTTTACCTTAATCGGAATGAGATTACGTCGAGTTATTCCAAATCGAGTGATTAATCCTTTAATTAAGGCTTCCAAAGCAGGCCTTGATGTAAACACGAACCAGCTGGAGAGTCACTACTTAGCTGGAGGTAATGTTGACCGAGTTGTAAACGCATTGATTGCTGCTCAAAGAGCGAATATTGAACTAACTTTTGAACGATGTGCTGCTATTGACCTAGCTGGTCGTGATGTATTAGAAGCTGTACAAATGAGTGTAAATCCAAAAGTCATCGAAACCCCATTTATTGCTGGTGTGGCGATGGATGGTATTGAGGTAAAAGCAAAAGCTCGTATTACAGTTAGAGCGAACATTGAACGATTAGTCGGGGGAGCAGGAGAAGATACTGTAATCGCCCGTGTCGGTGAAGGAATTGTAAGTACGATTGGTTCTTCTGAAAGCCATAAAAAAGTGTTAGAAAACCCAGATCTTATTTCAAGAACAGTCTTATCAAAAGGCTTAGACTCTGGTACTGCTTTTGAAATCCTATCCATTGATATTGCGGATGTTGATATCGGTAAAAACATTGGTGCGATTCTTCAAACTGACCAAGCTGAAGCGGATAAGAACATTGCTCAAGCTAAGGCTGAAGAACGCCGTGCAATGGCCGTAGCACAAGAACAAGAAATGAAGGCTCGTGTAGAAGAGATGAAGGCAAAAGTAGTAGAAGCAGAAGCACAAGTTCCTCTTGCGATGTCTGAAGCTCTACGTTCTGGAAACTTAGGAGTTATGGATTATTTAAACC